One genomic window of Maribacter aquivivus includes the following:
- a CDS encoding family 16 glycosylhydrolase — protein MRFVKIQHVMVLFFIASKIIAQDLTIPPKKYIDSIELKNSIERVNSAYPLSDQQNSKSWKLIKKYSDEFEGNNLNYSRWYPNNPKWKGRPPTYFHESNVSLKNGELVIKVNQHGAEKLPNEFTHSTGFIKSKTKFLYGYFEAEAKLMDTPWVSGFWMTNVDKDWWTEIDICENAPGVENNRHDLNSNIHVFKSPKEHGDVKKHFSRTKKYFFPEELQKDYHVWGLEWTKEYIRFYIDGILFREAKNTHWHQPLEVNFNCESNKWFGALPDNNKLNGEYHVKYFRVWK, from the coding sequence ATGAGGTTTGTAAAAATCCAACATGTTATGGTTTTGTTCTTTATAGCATCAAAAATTATTGCCCAAGACCTGACTATTCCTCCAAAAAAGTATATAGACTCTATTGAACTTAAAAATAGTATTGAAAGGGTAAATTCTGCTTATCCCCTATCCGACCAACAAAATTCTAAAAGTTGGAAACTAATAAAAAAATATTCTGATGAATTTGAGGGTAATAATTTGAATTACAGTAGATGGTATCCCAATAATCCAAAATGGAAAGGTAGACCACCAACTTATTTTCATGAATCAAATGTGAGCCTAAAAAATGGGGAGTTAGTAATTAAGGTAAACCAACACGGAGCTGAAAAATTACCTAATGAGTTTACGCATTCAACAGGCTTTATAAAAAGTAAAACTAAATTTTTATATGGCTATTTTGAAGCTGAAGCTAAATTAATGGATACGCCATGGGTTTCTGGTTTTTGGATGACAAACGTAGATAAAGATTGGTGGACTGAAATTGATATCTGTGAAAACGCACCTGGCGTAGAAAACAATCGCCATGATTTAAATTCAAATATTCATGTATTTAAATCTCCAAAAGAACATGGAGATGTTAAAAAGCATTTCTCTAGAACCAAAAAATATTTTTTCCCAGAAGAACTACAAAAAGATTATCACGTTTGGGGGCTAGAATGGACCAAGGAATATATCCGTTTCTATATAGATGGCATACTATTTAGAGAGGCGAAGAACACACATTGGCATCAACCTTTAGAAGTCAATTTTAATTGTGAATCTAACAAATGGTTCGGTGCCCTACCGGATAACAATAAGCTAAATGGTGAATATCACGTAAAATATTTTAGAGTTTGGAAATAG
- a CDS encoding sulfatase family protein → MNQIIKTKFIIHKFYLSLLILFAFSCKETNKNIQNDISKEADTIVQPNIVVIYLDDLGYGDISANGATEINTPNIDNLANGGVRFTNGYATSATCTPSRYGILTGVYPWRNKDAQILPGTAPLIISTNQMTVPKMLKEQGYATGIVGKWHLGLGTGHVNWNERVSPGPNEVGFDYSYIMAATQDRVPTVYIKDGHVDGLDPNDPIEIDYSKNYDNQPTGKDNPELLNMKWHHGHNNSIVNGIPRIGFMKGGEDAKWSDVDMADHFLEKAQAYVKDHKKEPFFLYYALQQPHVPRTPHPRFVGKSGMGPRGDVILEADWVIGEFMKTLENEGILENTLIVFTSDNGPVLNDGYYDDAVEKLGKHTPAGGLRGGKYSLFDAGTHVPFITYWKGTIKPTVSEALVCQIDLLNSLASLTGSTQKTDDSKDIIDALLGKTKSGRTDLILEASQKTALRSGDWILIPPYEGSSFNDQVKIELGVSEAYQLYNIKEDRAQDNNLAETNTEKLKEMITTYEKLRGTEKTKIKELELK, encoded by the coding sequence ATGAACCAGATTATTAAAACAAAATTTATTATCCACAAGTTTTATCTGTCGCTCTTAATATTATTTGCATTTAGTTGCAAAGAGACTAATAAAAATATCCAAAACGATATTTCTAAAGAAGCAGATACTATTGTACAACCAAATATTGTAGTTATTTATCTAGATGATTTAGGTTACGGCGATATAAGTGCCAACGGTGCCACAGAAATTAACACACCAAACATTGATAATTTGGCAAATGGCGGTGTCCGTTTCACTAATGGTTATGCTACTTCAGCAACTTGTACTCCCAGTCGTTATGGTATTTTAACCGGAGTATACCCATGGAGAAATAAAGATGCACAAATATTACCGGGTACCGCACCATTAATTATTAGTACAAACCAAATGACCGTTCCTAAAATGTTAAAAGAACAAGGTTATGCAACCGGTATTGTGGGTAAATGGCATTTAGGTCTCGGCACCGGACATGTAAACTGGAATGAGAGAGTATCACCAGGTCCTAATGAAGTTGGTTTTGATTATTCTTATATCATGGCAGCGACACAAGATCGTGTACCCACAGTGTATATAAAAGATGGTCATGTAGATGGTTTAGACCCAAATGACCCTATAGAAATAGATTATTCTAAAAATTATGACAATCAACCTACAGGAAAGGACAATCCTGAATTACTGAATATGAAATGGCATCACGGTCATAATAACAGTATTGTTAACGGTATTCCTAGAATTGGTTTTATGAAAGGTGGGGAAGATGCCAAATGGAGCGATGTAGATATGGCCGATCACTTTTTAGAAAAAGCTCAGGCATATGTCAAAGATCATAAAAAAGAACCCTTCTTTCTTTACTATGCACTTCAACAACCACATGTACCAAGAACACCTCATCCACGTTTTGTTGGCAAATCTGGTATGGGACCACGTGGCGATGTTATTCTTGAGGCAGATTGGGTTATTGGTGAATTTATGAAAACATTAGAAAATGAGGGTATTTTAGAAAATACCTTAATTGTTTTCACCAGTGATAATGGTCCGGTGCTAAATGATGGTTATTATGATGATGCCGTAGAGAAATTAGGAAAGCATACCCCGGCAGGCGGATTAAGAGGTGGGAAATATAGTCTATTCGATGCCGGCACTCATGTGCCTTTTATAACATATTGGAAAGGAACAATAAAACCAACAGTTTCAGAAGCGTTAGTTTGTCAAATAGACTTATTAAACTCTTTGGCCAGTTTAACAGGTAGCACTCAAAAAACAGATGACAGTAAAGATATAATAGATGCCTTATTGGGTAAAACAAAGAGTGGCAGAACCGATCTTATTTTGGAAGCCAGCCAAAAAACTGCATTAAGAAGCGGAGATTGGATACTGATTCCGCCATATGAAGGCAGTTCTTTCAATGACCAGGTTAAAATTGAATTAGGTGTTTCTGAAGCATATCAACTTTACAATATAAAAGAAGATAGAGCACAAGATAATAACCTCGCAGAAACCAATACTGAAAAACTGAAAGAAATGATAACAACCTATGAAAAATTAAGGGGTACCGAAAAAACGAAAATTAAAGAATTAGAATTAAAATAA
- a CDS encoding sulfatase-like hydrolase/transferase gives MNKYTLLPSILLLIFSSYTTVFSQEQPNIIVILTDDQGWADVGFNGATDIPTPNLDRLASEGVTFSNGYVSHPYCSPSRAGLLTGRYQARFGHDCNMPYDGENDASIGTPLSEKMISEALKEQGYRTSAIGKWHLGDHPDLYPPAQGFDHWFGFPGGGMNYWGESKNEIQTIYRNRKTVPENELSYLTDDFTNETIDFINKKDDKPFFIYLAYNAPHSPDHATKEYLEKTKHIEYAGRSIYAAMVNAVDTNVGKIDSTLVANGIKENTILVFLSDNGGRIQHADNRPNRGHKGMLFEGGLKVPFFITWSNKIKANQIFSKPISSLDLFPTLLNAAGGDSVDESQLDGVDLLPYILNVNKENPHETLFWRSSGNFEYAVRKGKYKLYKSAYKNKTLLFDLENDQLERNDIASTNSEICLDLENEYKKWDAKNIAPGWLDPHAKNVIKEENKLEQDRNNSLKKN, from the coding sequence ATGAATAAATACACTTTACTACCTTCTATACTTCTTTTAATTTTTTCTAGCTATACTACCGTCTTTAGCCAAGAGCAACCAAACATTATCGTAATTCTGACAGATGATCAAGGTTGGGCAGATGTTGGCTTTAATGGTGCCACAGATATTCCCACTCCAAATTTAGACAGGCTTGCAAGCGAAGGTGTCACTTTTTCAAACGGGTATGTGTCTCATCCCTATTGTAGTCCGTCAAGAGCTGGTTTGTTAACCGGTCGTTACCAAGCTCGTTTTGGTCATGATTGTAATATGCCCTATGATGGAGAAAATGATGCAAGTATTGGTACACCCTTATCAGAAAAAATGATTTCTGAAGCTTTAAAAGAGCAAGGCTATAGAACAAGTGCTATAGGAAAATGGCACTTAGGAGATCATCCAGATTTGTATCCACCTGCTCAAGGTTTCGATCATTGGTTTGGTTTTCCTGGCGGTGGAATGAACTATTGGGGGGAGTCAAAAAATGAAATTCAGACTATTTACAGAAATAGAAAAACAGTACCTGAAAATGAATTATCATATTTAACCGATGATTTTACAAACGAGACCATAGACTTTATCAATAAAAAGGATGATAAACCATTTTTTATCTATTTAGCATATAACGCACCCCACTCACCTGACCATGCAACTAAAGAGTATTTAGAAAAAACCAAACATATAGAATATGCCGGTAGAAGTATTTATGCAGCAATGGTAAATGCAGTTGATACCAATGTTGGTAAAATAGATTCTACATTGGTAGCTAATGGTATAAAAGAGAACACTATCCTGGTATTTTTAAGTGATAATGGAGGTAGAATTCAACATGCAGATAACAGACCTAACCGAGGGCATAAAGGCATGTTGTTTGAAGGAGGATTAAAAGTTCCATTCTTTATAACATGGTCTAATAAAATAAAAGCAAATCAAATTTTCAGCAAACCCATATCCTCTTTAGATTTATTTCCAACACTTTTAAATGCTGCAGGTGGCGATTCAGTTGATGAAAGTCAATTAGATGGTGTTGACTTACTACCCTACATTTTAAATGTAAATAAAGAAAATCCGCATGAGACGTTATTTTGGCGATCATCTGGCAATTTTGAGTATGCCGTTAGAAAAGGAAAATACAAGTTGTACAAAAGTGCCTATAAGAATAAAACACTATTATTCGATTTAGAAAATGATCAACTAGAGCGAAATGATATTGCATCTACAAATTCAGAAATTTGCCTAGATTTAGAAAATGAATATAAAAAATGGGATGCAAAGAATATAGCACCAGGTTGGTTAGACCCTCACGCAAAAAATGTTATCAAAGAAGAAAACAAATTGGAACAAGACAGAAATAACTCATTAAAAAAGAATTAA
- a CDS encoding glycoside hydrolase family 2 TIM barrel-domain containing protein, with product MKLYKIAVFKIVLMTLLVTSCQPKEEAVIVDIDFNKDWLFVKDTIENGGKIKLDDSQWQKVSVPHDWAIEMPFDSINNARNGGLTIDGIAWYRKHFTIGKENEDKQISIEFDGVMDNSKVFINGKFVGKRHYGYSGFEYYLTPYIKFGEENVIAVQLAPELLSERWYPGAGIYRNVRLKINNAIHIPQWGTYITTPIATSEKALIKVETKIKNTSENVSEVTLETTILDTENNNVAESTSTISLLKKSENKQIQEIEINNPKLWAIGMPNLYKAISRVKIDGQLVDEYETEFGIRTIEFKKEGFYLNGNAVELNGVCMHHDLGPLGAAVNYRATERQMQIMQEMGANALRTSHNPPSPEMLQVCDRLGIVVIDEAFDEWKLPKVPNGYSNYFDEWAEIDLRDMIKRDRNHPSVIMWSIGNEILEQSKADGWKIAKMLNDICHDEDNTRPTTAGFNYYPASFTNKLAQQIDVVGVNYKPAYYGEIREQNPDMIFYGSETSSQTSTRGFYEIPQAYTVNKETNQVSSYDVTVGPSWAYAPDIEFAAQEANPHSLGEFIWTGFDYLGEPTPYGGRDNSTNGYWNDDWPSHASYFAPVDLCGFAKDRFYLYQSQWTTEPMVHVLPHWNWEGKEGETIPVYAYTNADEVELFVNGKSFGKKVKGKDLTDVFTEYRGFLDSGYGFKRGIYKSKYRLSWNVPYQPGSLKVVAYKDGKQVATKEIKTAGKPAKISLLADRSTIDSDGKDLSFITVRVEDEEGNLCPNADNLVNFEVTGNGVLEAVGNGNSASLESFKEKHIKSFYGKSLAILKSTETPGEIKITASSDNLNSTTITIKTK from the coding sequence ATGAAGCTTTATAAAATCGCAGTTTTCAAAATAGTATTAATGACACTTTTGGTTACCTCTTGTCAACCAAAAGAAGAAGCGGTAATTGTTGATATAGATTTTAACAAAGACTGGTTATTTGTAAAAGACACAATCGAAAATGGCGGAAAAATTAAGCTAGATGATAGCCAATGGCAAAAAGTAAGCGTGCCTCATGATTGGGCTATAGAAATGCCCTTTGACAGTATCAATAATGCTAGAAACGGTGGTTTAACCATTGATGGTATTGCTTGGTACCGAAAGCATTTTACAATAGGTAAAGAGAATGAAGACAAACAAATATCTATAGAATTTGATGGTGTTATGGATAATTCTAAAGTTTTCATTAATGGAAAATTTGTGGGTAAAAGACACTATGGCTACAGTGGTTTTGAATATTATCTAACACCATACATTAAGTTCGGCGAAGAAAATGTTATTGCCGTACAATTAGCACCAGAACTATTATCTGAACGCTGGTATCCTGGTGCAGGTATTTACAGAAACGTACGCTTAAAAATAAATAATGCAATACATATTCCGCAATGGGGAACTTACATCACTACTCCAATTGCCACTTCAGAGAAAGCATTGATTAAAGTTGAAACCAAAATTAAAAATACTTCAGAAAATGTTTCAGAAGTAACTTTAGAAACCACCATTTTAGATACTGAAAATAACAATGTTGCCGAAAGTACATCAACCATATCACTTTTAAAAAAATCTGAGAACAAGCAAATTCAAGAGATTGAAATAAATAACCCAAAGTTATGGGCTATTGGTATGCCCAATTTATATAAAGCCATAAGTAGGGTTAAAATTGATGGTCAGCTTGTTGATGAATACGAAACAGAGTTTGGCATAAGAACTATCGAATTTAAAAAAGAAGGTTTCTACTTGAACGGAAATGCCGTAGAACTCAATGGGGTTTGTATGCACCATGATTTAGGTCCATTAGGCGCTGCTGTTAATTACAGAGCTACAGAACGCCAAATGCAAATTATGCAAGAAATGGGCGCAAATGCTTTACGTACAAGTCACAACCCGCCGTCGCCAGAAATGTTACAAGTATGCGATAGGCTAGGCATTGTAGTCATTGACGAAGCTTTTGATGAATGGAAATTGCCTAAAGTACCTAACGGATATAGTAATTATTTTGATGAATGGGCTGAAATTGATTTGCGGGATATGATAAAAAGAGACCGCAACCACCCATCTGTAATTATGTGGAGTATCGGTAACGAAATTTTAGAGCAATCTAAAGCCGATGGGTGGAAAATAGCTAAAATGTTAAATGACATTTGCCATGATGAAGATAATACAAGACCCACAACTGCGGGCTTCAACTATTATCCTGCATCTTTTACAAATAAATTGGCGCAACAGATAGATGTGGTAGGGGTAAATTACAAACCCGCTTATTATGGTGAAATAAGGGAGCAAAACCCTGACATGATTTTTTACGGTTCAGAAACCTCATCACAAACAAGCACAAGAGGATTTTACGAAATTCCCCAGGCCTACACTGTCAATAAAGAGACCAACCAGGTTTCTAGTTATGATGTTACCGTTGGTCCATCTTGGGCATATGCGCCAGATATAGAATTTGCTGCACAAGAAGCTAATCCGCATTCTTTAGGTGAATTCATTTGGACAGGATTTGATTATTTAGGGGAGCCAACGCCTTATGGTGGTAGAGATAATTCTACCAATGGATACTGGAACGACGATTGGCCTTCTCATGCTTCTTACTTTGCCCCTGTTGATTTATGCGGTTTCGCTAAAGATCGTTTCTATCTATACCAAAGTCAATGGACAACAGAACCTATGGTACACGTATTACCACACTGGAACTGGGAAGGAAAAGAAGGAGAAACTATCCCTGTATACGCTTACACCAATGCAGATGAAGTAGAACTTTTCGTTAACGGTAAATCATTTGGAAAAAAAGTAAAAGGCAAAGATTTAACTGATGTTTTTACCGAATATAGAGGTTTTTTAGATTCAGGTTATGGCTTCAAAAGAGGTATTTACAAATCTAAATACAGATTATCTTGGAATGTACCTTATCAACCGGGCAGTTTAAAAGTAGTAGCATATAAAGATGGAAAGCAAGTAGCAACAAAAGAAATAAAAACAGCTGGTAAACCTGCTAAAATATCTTTACTAGCAGATAGAAGCACTATAGATTCAGATGGCAAAGACCTCTCTTTTATAACGGTTAGAGTTGAAGACGAAGAAGGTAATTTATGTCCAAACGCTGATAATTTGGTGAATTTTGAAGTTACCGGTAATGGAGTTTTAGAAGCCGTAGGTAATGGGAACTCTGCCTCTTTAGAATCGTTCAAAGAAAAACATATTAAATCGTTTTACGGAAAAAGTTTGGCAATTTTAAAATCTACAGAAACACCGGGCGAAATTAAAATTACGGCAAGTTCAGACAATCTAAATTCAACTACCATTACCATAAAAACAAAATAA
- a CDS encoding sulfatase-like hydrolase/transferase, translating into MKSILPLLLLSIFISCDRKSKTKKENSKPNIVFIFTDDQTYSSIHALGNSEIITPNMDAMVHEGTTFTNAYNMGSWSGAVCAASRAMLISGRSVWRANSFRQNWINNDSIDKTWGKLLENNGYETYMTGKWHVDAPAEKVFNHTTHIRPGMPRDAWDHETMVAKFDSLSKLKNAKSESIMPNGYNRPLSLNDTTWLPTDTSKGGFWQGGKHWSEVLKDDAIGFINSAKSSEKPFFMYLAFNAPHDPRQAPQEYQDMYAIDDISLPKSYMPEYTFRHDIANGDNLRDEALAPFPRTELAIKTHTKEYYASITHVDAQIGKIIDALKSSGKMSNTYIIFTADHGLAMGQHGLLGKQSLFDHSIRPPMILIGPDIPKNKKNNVDVYLQDVMATSLAIADIEKPTYIEFNSFLDIAKKKENKSKYDAIYGAYLDVQRMIRKDGYKLMVFPNIKKLLLFNLNDDPEEMNDLSRLPEEQERIKSLFLDLQQLQKDMGDPLDITDCYSINQKN; encoded by the coding sequence ATGAAGTCAATTCTTCCCCTTCTACTTTTATCTATATTCATTTCTTGTGATAGAAAGTCTAAAACAAAAAAAGAAAATTCAAAGCCCAACATTGTTTTCATATTTACCGATGACCAAACTTATTCTTCAATACATGCTTTAGGTAACTCCGAAATTATCACCCCTAACATGGATGCCATGGTTCATGAGGGTACTACGTTTACAAATGCATATAACATGGGTTCATGGAGCGGAGCTGTATGTGCCGCATCTAGAGCAATGCTTATATCTGGTCGCTCGGTATGGAGAGCGAATTCTTTTAGACAAAATTGGATCAATAATGATTCCATTGACAAGACCTGGGGCAAGCTATTGGAAAATAACGGGTATGAGACTTATATGACTGGAAAATGGCATGTAGATGCGCCTGCCGAAAAAGTTTTTAATCACACCACTCATATTCGTCCTGGTATGCCTAGAGATGCTTGGGATCACGAAACAATGGTTGCCAAATTCGATTCACTTTCAAAACTTAAAAATGCAAAGTCCGAAAGTATTATGCCAAATGGTTATAATCGTCCGCTTTCTTTAAATGATACTACATGGTTGCCTACAGATACCTCTAAAGGTGGATTCTGGCAAGGGGGCAAACATTGGAGCGAAGTTTTAAAAGACGACGCCATTGGTTTTATAAACTCCGCAAAATCTAGCGAAAAACCTTTTTTCATGTATCTAGCTTTTAATGCACCACATGACCCCAGGCAGGCACCGCAAGAATACCAAGATATGTATGCTATAGATGATATATCATTACCTAAAAGCTACATGCCTGAATATACGTTTAGACATGATATTGCCAACGGGGATAACCTAAGAGATGAAGCTCTAGCACCATTCCCTAGAACTGAACTTGCCATTAAAACCCATACAAAAGAGTACTACGCCAGTATCACACATGTAGATGCTCAAATTGGCAAAATAATAGACGCACTTAAATCTTCCGGTAAGATGAGCAATACGTACATCATCTTTACGGCAGATCACGGTTTAGCAATGGGTCAACATGGTTTACTGGGTAAGCAAAGTTTATTCGATCATAGTATAAGGCCACCTATGATACTAATAGGTCCGGATATTCCAAAAAACAAAAAGAACAATGTAGATGTGTATTTGCAAGATGTCATGGCAACTTCATTAGCTATTGCTGATATTGAAAAACCAACTTATATAGAATTCAACAGTTTTTTAGACATCGCAAAAAAGAAAGAGAATAAAAGTAAATATGACGCTATTTACGGTGCTTATCTAGATGTTCAAAGAATGATTCGAAAAGACGGGTATAAATTAATGGTGTTCCCAAACATAAAAAAATTGCTTCTCTTCAATTTAAATGACGACCCTGAAGAAATGAATGATCTTTCTAGATTACCAGAAGAGCAAGAGAGAATTAAATCACTTTTTCTTGACCTACAACAACTCCAAAAAGATATGGGTGACCCATTAGATATTACCGATTGCTATTCAATCAACCAGAAAAATTAA